Proteins from one Coregonus clupeaformis isolate EN_2021a chromosome 29, ASM2061545v1, whole genome shotgun sequence genomic window:
- the kiaa0513 gene encoding uncharacterized protein KIAA0513 homolog isoform X1 has product MEGVTVDNLINFDIPSCSDDTAPLFAGPPSGALLHTDIFSSEPLVPEPASMVPLEPLLPEPLAPMPSSHHHCGGEDGDSDATESADSENDMDPHSQQWNSRRSSSSSNHSAEVGGEAAENQAFMKTYVEKVFHGKEDFDQEEKARFGELCSGENGKGREWFARYVSAQRCNSKCVSEATFYRLVQSFAVVLFECYQMDDYSPAKNLMTMCFTYYHTGKSQLSPTELLQQPPLAMDSYLNKANSWLSGKKDAAERLLKNSSAAKTDVKGFFGGLESKLRASARKNEEAESPVEVKLKSPVSSVPPEKKKVENEKVYLYTHLKQQPIWHTLRFWNAAFFDAVHCERKKRSPTTRGTDEEEKEEREKWCHMTQEEKDDSSKVDENIAFGQLGTFTHNMLAFGLSKKLCNDFLKKQAVIGNLNEEQYKLLSDHIEQMATE; this is encoded by the exons ATGGAGGGGGTAACTGTGGACAACCTCATTAACTTTGATATCCCTTCATGTTCAGACGATACAGCCCCCTTATTTGCAGGTCCTCCTAGTGGGGCGCTGCTCCACACAGACATTTTCTCCTCTGAGCCGCTGGTCCCAGAGCCTGCCTCCATGGTTCCCCTGGAGCCACTGTTGCCTGAGCCCCTGGCCCCCATGCCCAGCTCCCACCACCATTGTGGGGGAGAGGACGGGGACAGTGATGCCACAGAGTCGGCAGACAGTGAGAATGACATGGACCCACACTCCCAGCAGTGGAACTCCAGGCGCTCATCCTCCTCGTCCAATCACAGTGCAGAGGTCGGGGGAGAGGCAGCGGAGAATCAGGCGTTCATGAAGACTTACGTTGAGAAGGTGTTTCATGGAAA GGAGGACTTTGACCAGGAGGAGAAGGCTCGCTTTGGGGAGCTGTGTAGTGGAGAAAATGGCAAGGGCAGGGAGTGGTTTGCCAGATACGTCAGTGCACAG CGCTGCAACTCCAAGTGTGTGAGTGAAGCGACATTCTACAGGCTGGTGCAGTCTTTTGCGGTTGTTCTTTTCGA gtgcTATCAGATGGATGACTACAGTCCAGCTAAAAACCTCATGACCATGTGTTTCACTTACTACCACACTG GTAAGTCCCAGCTGTCCCCCACTGAGCTGCTGCAGCAGCCGCCTTTAGCCATGGACTCCTACCTGAATAAGGCGAACTCCTGGCTGTCTGGCAAGAAGGACGCAGCCGAGCGGCTCCTGAAGAACTCCTCTGCTGCCAAGACGGACGTCAAAGGCTTCTTTGGAGGCCTGGAGAGCAAGTTGAGGGCGTCCGCTCGAAAGAATGA GGAGGCAGAGAGTCCAGTCGAGGTAAAGCTCAAATCACCAG TGTCCTCCGTGCCTCCAGAGAAGAAGAAAGTGGAGAACGAGAAGGTGTACCTGTACACACACCTGAAACAGCAACCCATCTG GCATACATTGAGGTTTTGGAACGCAGCGTTCTTTGATGCAGTCCACTGTGAGAGGAAGAAGAGGTCACCTACCACCAG GGGGACGgatgaggaggagaaagaggagag GGAGAAATGGTGTCATATGACCCAGGAAGAGAAAGATGACAGCTCCAAAGTCGACGAGAATATTGCCTTTGGCCAACTGGG GACATTCACTCACAACATGCTGGCTTTTGGGCTCAGTAAGAAACTCTGCAATGACTTCCTGAAGAAGCAGGCAGTCATTGGGAATCTAAATGAAG AGCAGTACAAGCTGTTGAGCGACCACATTGAGCAGATGGCCACGGAGTGA
- the kiaa0513 gene encoding uncharacterized protein KIAA0513 homolog isoform X2 translates to MEGVTVDNLINFDIPSCSDDTAPLFAGPPSGALLHTDIFSSEPLVPEPASMVPLEPLLPEPLAPMPSSHHHCGGEDGDSDATESADSENDMDPHSQQWNSRRSSSSSNHSAEVGGEAAENQAFMKTYVEKVFHGKEDFDQEEKARFGELCSGENGKGREWFARYVSAQRCNSKCVSEATFYRLVQSFAVVLFECYQMDDYSPAKNLMTMCFTYYHTGKSQLSPTELLQQPPLAMDSYLNKANSWLSGKKDAAERLLKNSSAAKTDVKGFFGGLESKLRASARKNEEAESPVEVKLKSPVSSVPPEKKKVENEKVYLYTHLKQQPIWHTLRFWNAAFFDAVHCERKKRSPTTREKWCHMTQEEKDDSSKVDENIAFGQLGTFTHNMLAFGLSKKLCNDFLKKQAVIGNLNEEQYKLLSDHIEQMATE, encoded by the exons ATGGAGGGGGTAACTGTGGACAACCTCATTAACTTTGATATCCCTTCATGTTCAGACGATACAGCCCCCTTATTTGCAGGTCCTCCTAGTGGGGCGCTGCTCCACACAGACATTTTCTCCTCTGAGCCGCTGGTCCCAGAGCCTGCCTCCATGGTTCCCCTGGAGCCACTGTTGCCTGAGCCCCTGGCCCCCATGCCCAGCTCCCACCACCATTGTGGGGGAGAGGACGGGGACAGTGATGCCACAGAGTCGGCAGACAGTGAGAATGACATGGACCCACACTCCCAGCAGTGGAACTCCAGGCGCTCATCCTCCTCGTCCAATCACAGTGCAGAGGTCGGGGGAGAGGCAGCGGAGAATCAGGCGTTCATGAAGACTTACGTTGAGAAGGTGTTTCATGGAAA GGAGGACTTTGACCAGGAGGAGAAGGCTCGCTTTGGGGAGCTGTGTAGTGGAGAAAATGGCAAGGGCAGGGAGTGGTTTGCCAGATACGTCAGTGCACAG CGCTGCAACTCCAAGTGTGTGAGTGAAGCGACATTCTACAGGCTGGTGCAGTCTTTTGCGGTTGTTCTTTTCGA gtgcTATCAGATGGATGACTACAGTCCAGCTAAAAACCTCATGACCATGTGTTTCACTTACTACCACACTG GTAAGTCCCAGCTGTCCCCCACTGAGCTGCTGCAGCAGCCGCCTTTAGCCATGGACTCCTACCTGAATAAGGCGAACTCCTGGCTGTCTGGCAAGAAGGACGCAGCCGAGCGGCTCCTGAAGAACTCCTCTGCTGCCAAGACGGACGTCAAAGGCTTCTTTGGAGGCCTGGAGAGCAAGTTGAGGGCGTCCGCTCGAAAGAATGA GGAGGCAGAGAGTCCAGTCGAGGTAAAGCTCAAATCACCAG TGTCCTCCGTGCCTCCAGAGAAGAAGAAAGTGGAGAACGAGAAGGTGTACCTGTACACACACCTGAAACAGCAACCCATCTG GCATACATTGAGGTTTTGGAACGCAGCGTTCTTTGATGCAGTCCACTGTGAGAGGAAGAAGAGGTCACCTACCACCAG GGAGAAATGGTGTCATATGACCCAGGAAGAGAAAGATGACAGCTCCAAAGTCGACGAGAATATTGCCTTTGGCCAACTGGG GACATTCACTCACAACATGCTGGCTTTTGGGCTCAGTAAGAAACTCTGCAATGACTTCCTGAAGAAGCAGGCAGTCATTGGGAATCTAAATGAAG AGCAGTACAAGCTGTTGAGCGACCACATTGAGCAGATGGCCACGGAGTGA